A genomic stretch from Neodiprion fabricii isolate iyNeoFabr1 chromosome 3, iyNeoFabr1.1, whole genome shotgun sequence includes:
- the LOC124179227 gene encoding putative fatty acyl-CoA reductase CG5065 has protein sequence MSEIQQFYAGQKIFITGGTGFLGTVLIEKLLQSCRDIGKIYILIRPKKEKSVEERLDALLGNRVFDLLRKEYPEFSKKIVGIEGDTAKNGLGLSPKDYSRLTDEVSVIFHLAASVRFTEKLERAVAINVNSVKHVIDIARACKNLKAGIHVSTAFSHCVRKSINEELYPPPISYQQVNTFVEMCERMKWSEDVMESVTKKIVGEWPNTYTFTKAIAEGVVAEFAEDLPFAIFRPSIVTSAFKSPIPGYVSGTAGMAGLVYACGIGIVHVLLQDTSKIADIVPVDYVCNALISLAWNTAITGKACSDDVPVYNYTSGNENPMTWGKFNATCIYYKETYPSVKAVYHAFALNTKSTFLFGILNFLFHLLPAIMVDLIAVLVGKRPKMYQLMKNIRKAFFAMKYFAIQEWYFGNQKIQQLWGQLGPEDKKIFPFSMRTLDWNDYLLNLVRGTRQFIAKESDETLESARRWGYRLYLIHIAVCLILGILTLWVIWKSFGGIDVTSAIPSILSETF, from the exons ATGTCCGAAATACAGCAATTCTATGCTGGACAAAAAATCTTCATTACCG GAGGGACCGGTTTTTTGGGAACAGTATTAATAGAAAAACTGCTCCAAAGCTGTCGAGACATCGGAAAAATCTACATCTTAATCCGCccaaagaaggaaaaaagtgTCGAGGAACGCCTGGATGCGCTACTTGGTAACAGG GTTTTTGACTTACTGCGGAAAGAATATCCAGAATTTTCCAAGAAGATTGTTGGGATCGAAGGTGATACTGCTAAGAACGGGTTAGGACTTTCGCCAAAAGACTATTCACGCCTCACCGACGAG GTTTCGGTGATCTTTCACTTAGCTGCCTCTGTGCGTTTCACTGAGAAACTCGAGAGGGCTGTTGCAATTAACGTGAACAGCGTGAAACACGTCATCGACATTGCAAGGGCGTGCAAGAACTTGAAG GCTGGTATTCACGTGTCTACTGCGTTCAGCCATTGCGTCCGGAAGTCTATCAACGAAGAGCTGTACCCTCCACCAATCAGCTACCAACAGGTCAACACGTTTGTTGAAATGTGTGAAAGAATGAAATGGTCGGAGGACGTGATGGAATCAGTCACTAAAAA AATAGTAGGAGAGTGGCCGAACACGTACACTTTCACCAAAGCTATCGCCGAGGGTGTCGTTGCCGAGTTTGCTGAGGACTTACCGTTTGCAATATTCAGGCCGTCAATCG TGACAAGTGCCTTCAAAAGCCCCATTCCAGGATATGTTTCTGGCACAGCGGGTATGGCAGGCTTGGTATATGCCTGTGGCATAGGCATCGTTCACGTCCTCCTGCAAGACACCAGTAAAATAGCTGATATTGTCCCCGTGGATTACGTTTGTAACGCACTAATTTCTTTAGCTTGGAACACAGCAATCACTGGAAAAGC ATGCTCAGATGATGTTCCAGTTTACAACTACACTTCTGGAAATGAAAATCCTATGACTTGGGGAAAATTCAATGCTACGTGCATTTATTACAAAGAGACTTATCCGTCAGTAAAAGCTGTTTATCATGCGTTTGCATTGAACACGAAGTCAACATTTTTGTTCGGCATACTtaattttctattccattTGCTCCCGGCAATAATGGTTGACCTCATCGCGGTATTGGTGGGTAAACGGCCAAA AATGTACCAGCTTATGAAGAACATTCGTAAGGCATTTTTCGCAATGAAGTATTTTGCGATCCAAGAGTGGTATTTCGGCAACCAGAAAATTCAGCAGCTTTGGGGCCAGCTTGGGCCTGAAGACAAGAAAATATTCCCCTTCAGTATGCGCACCCTCGATTGGAATGATTACTTGTTGAACCTAGTTAGAGGTACTCGTCAGTTCATCGCAAAGGAATCTGATGAAACCTTGGAAAGCGCGAGACGGTGGGGCTATCG TCTTTACCTCATCCATATCGCAGTCTGTCTAATACTTGGCATCTTGACTTTGTGGGTCATCTGGAAGTCCTTTGGTGGAATCGACGTCACCTCTGCAATACCAAGTATTCTTTCTGAAACGTTTTGA
- the LOC124179228 gene encoding fatty acyl-CoA reductase wat-like isoform X2 — protein MSQVQQFYAGQNVFITGGTGFLGKVLIEKLLRSCRDIGLIYILIRPKKGKDVQERVDALLGDTVFDVLRNDYPEFSKKIVGVAGDTAQNQLGLSATDHARLVEEVGVIFHLAATVRFTDTLETAVAINVNSVKYVIDIARACKNFKVGIHVSTAFSHCVRKFIDEELYPPPMTHEDVNMLVEKFRRIEGSEDVMDVTGEWPNTYSFTKAIAESVVAEYATDLPFAIFRPSIVTSSYKSPLPGWLASPIGIPGIFCAFGLGIIHVALLDLKVRLDIVPVDYVCNALITSAWKTAKTEKRNCKDVPVYNYVSGNENPITWRNFNDKATDARLTHPSDKAIYYPYGFTTTSKLLYSILHIFLHLLPALIIDFILRLKGKQPRIYKLVNQIYEAFNVLEYFTTQQWDFDNQNVQELWKQLGPEDKRTFPFSMQAVDWDEYFIGMVKGLRKYILNEPDGNEERAKRRHIYLYIIHLAVNLISASFVLWVIWRSLSGIL, from the exons ATGTCGCAAGTACAGCAATTCTATGCTGGACAAAACGTTTTCATTACCG gggGAACCGGGTTCTTGGGCAAGGTATTGATAGAAAAATTGCTCCGAAGCTGTAGAGATATCGGGCTCATCTATATCCTAATTCGCCCGAAAAAGGGTAAAGATGTTCAGGAACGCGTTGATGCGCTACTCGGTGATACG GTATTTGATGTGTTACGAAACGACTATCCAGAATTTTCCAAGAAGATCGTCGGAGTCGCAGGTGATACCGCCCAGAACCAACTCGGACTTTCGGCAACAGACCACGCACGCCTCGTCGAAGAG GTTGGGGTGATCTTTCACCTAGCCGCCACCGTGCGTTTCACAGACACACTCGAGACGGCTGTTGCAATTAACGTGAACAGTGTTAAATACGTCATAGACATTGCAAGGGCGTGCAAGAACTTCAAG GTTGGGATTCACGTGTCTACCGCCTTTAGCCACTGCGTCCGGAAGTTCATTGATGAAGAGCTTTACCCTCCACCCATGACCCATGAAGATGTCAACATGCTAGTGGAAAAGTTCAGGAGAATTGAGGGGTCGGAGGACGTAATGGA CGTCACCGGAGAATGGCCGAACACATATTCCTTCACCAAAGCTATCGCTGAGAGCGTCGTCGCTGAGTACGCCACTGACTTACCGTTTGCTATCTTCAGGCCGTCAATTG tAACGAGTTCCTACAAAAGCCCCCTTCCAGGATGGCTTGCAAGTCCGATAGGAATTCCGGGAATTTTTTGTGCTTTTGGATTGGGCATCATTCACGTTGCTCTGCTCGATCTTAAGGTCAGGCTTGACATCGTGCCGGTTGATTATGTTTGTAACGCACTTATTACTTCAGCTTGGAAGACcgcaaaaacagaaaaaag AAACTGCAAGGACGTTCCAGTGTACAATTACGTTTCTGGAAATGAAAATCCTATAACTTGGCgaaatttcaatgataaaGCCACAGATGCCAGATTGACGCATCCATCCGACAAAGCCATTTACTATCCCTACGGATTCACCACAACATCAAAACTTCTGTACAGCAtccttcatatttttcttcatttgcTCCCGGCACTGATAATTGACTTTATTCTAAGATTGAAGGGAAAACAGCCGCG AATTTACAAACTCGTCAATCAAATTTATGAGGCGTTTAACGTATTGGAGTATTTCACCACGCAACAGTGGGATTTCGACAATCAGAACGTTCAGGAACTCTGGAAGCAGCTTGGGCCCGAAGACAAGAGAACATTTCCATTCAGTATGCAAGCCGTTGATTGGGATGAGTATTTTATAGGCATGGTCAAAGGCCTTCGCAAGTACATCTTAAATGAACCCGATGGAAACGAGGAGAGAGCGAAACGGCGACACATTTA TCTTTATATCATCCATCTGGCCGTGAATCTGATATCTGCCAGCTTCGTTCTGTGGGTGATCTGGAGATCCTTGAGTGGAATCCTATGA
- the LOC124179228 gene encoding fatty acyl-CoA reductase wat-like isoform X1 — MSQVQQFYAGQNVFITGGTGFLGKVLIEKLLRSCRDIGLIYILIRPKKGKDVQERVDALLGDTVFDVLRNDYPEFSKKIVGVAGDTAQNQLGLSATDHARLVEEVGVIFHLAATVRFTDTLETAVAINVNSVKYVIDIARACKNFKVGIHVSTAFSHCVRKFIDEELYPPPMTHEDVNMLVEKFRRIEGSEDVMEYVSKPVTGEWPNTYSFTKAIAESVVAEYATDLPFAIFRPSIVTSSYKSPLPGWLASPIGIPGIFCAFGLGIIHVALLDLKVRLDIVPVDYVCNALITSAWKTAKTEKRNCKDVPVYNYVSGNENPITWRNFNDKATDARLTHPSDKAIYYPYGFTTTSKLLYSILHIFLHLLPALIIDFILRLKGKQPRIYKLVNQIYEAFNVLEYFTTQQWDFDNQNVQELWKQLGPEDKRTFPFSMQAVDWDEYFIGMVKGLRKYILNEPDGNEERAKRRHIYLYIIHLAVNLISASFVLWVIWRSLSGIL; from the exons ATGTCGCAAGTACAGCAATTCTATGCTGGACAAAACGTTTTCATTACCG gggGAACCGGGTTCTTGGGCAAGGTATTGATAGAAAAATTGCTCCGAAGCTGTAGAGATATCGGGCTCATCTATATCCTAATTCGCCCGAAAAAGGGTAAAGATGTTCAGGAACGCGTTGATGCGCTACTCGGTGATACG GTATTTGATGTGTTACGAAACGACTATCCAGAATTTTCCAAGAAGATCGTCGGAGTCGCAGGTGATACCGCCCAGAACCAACTCGGACTTTCGGCAACAGACCACGCACGCCTCGTCGAAGAG GTTGGGGTGATCTTTCACCTAGCCGCCACCGTGCGTTTCACAGACACACTCGAGACGGCTGTTGCAATTAACGTGAACAGTGTTAAATACGTCATAGACATTGCAAGGGCGTGCAAGAACTTCAAG GTTGGGATTCACGTGTCTACCGCCTTTAGCCACTGCGTCCGGAAGTTCATTGATGAAGAGCTTTACCCTCCACCCATGACCCATGAAGATGTCAACATGCTAGTGGAAAAGTTCAGGAGAATTGAGGGGTCGGAGGACGTAATGGAGTACGTCTCTAAACC CGTCACCGGAGAATGGCCGAACACATATTCCTTCACCAAAGCTATCGCTGAGAGCGTCGTCGCTGAGTACGCCACTGACTTACCGTTTGCTATCTTCAGGCCGTCAATTG tAACGAGTTCCTACAAAAGCCCCCTTCCAGGATGGCTTGCAAGTCCGATAGGAATTCCGGGAATTTTTTGTGCTTTTGGATTGGGCATCATTCACGTTGCTCTGCTCGATCTTAAGGTCAGGCTTGACATCGTGCCGGTTGATTATGTTTGTAACGCACTTATTACTTCAGCTTGGAAGACcgcaaaaacagaaaaaag AAACTGCAAGGACGTTCCAGTGTACAATTACGTTTCTGGAAATGAAAATCCTATAACTTGGCgaaatttcaatgataaaGCCACAGATGCCAGATTGACGCATCCATCCGACAAAGCCATTTACTATCCCTACGGATTCACCACAACATCAAAACTTCTGTACAGCAtccttcatatttttcttcatttgcTCCCGGCACTGATAATTGACTTTATTCTAAGATTGAAGGGAAAACAGCCGCG AATTTACAAACTCGTCAATCAAATTTATGAGGCGTTTAACGTATTGGAGTATTTCACCACGCAACAGTGGGATTTCGACAATCAGAACGTTCAGGAACTCTGGAAGCAGCTTGGGCCCGAAGACAAGAGAACATTTCCATTCAGTATGCAAGCCGTTGATTGGGATGAGTATTTTATAGGCATGGTCAAAGGCCTTCGCAAGTACATCTTAAATGAACCCGATGGAAACGAGGAGAGAGCGAAACGGCGACACATTTA TCTTTATATCATCCATCTGGCCGTGAATCTGATATCTGCCAGCTTCGTTCTGTGGGTGATCTGGAGATCCTTGAGTGGAATCCTATGA